A genomic segment from Stenotrophomonas maltophilia encodes:
- the argC gene encoding N-acetyl-gamma-glutamyl-phosphate reductase: MNDSTFTLGIVGARGHTGAELIKLVAAHPRLKLAFVSSRERAGQRLSDHHPEFQGELQYENLDADAVAAKGVDAVILALPNGLAAPFVAALEAAKPDTVIVDLSADYRFDNSWYYGLPELTRGRYNGQKHISNPGCYATAMQLAVHPLLDLLAGPPQCFGVSGYSGAGTTPSDKNNVELLADNLMPYALTNHVHEREVSVQLGVAVEFMPHVAPHFRGITLTANLWLNRVQTREQIVERFQQAYAGEPLIEVVDEAPWVSRIAGRHGAQVGGFTLAPGGKRVVVVATLDNLLKGAATQAMQNLNLALGIDELTSIPH, from the coding sequence ATGAACGATTCGACCTTTACCCTTGGCATCGTCGGTGCCCGCGGCCATACCGGCGCCGAGCTGATCAAGCTGGTGGCCGCGCACCCGCGGCTGAAACTGGCCTTTGTCTCTTCGCGCGAGCGCGCCGGGCAGCGCCTGTCCGACCACCATCCGGAATTCCAGGGCGAGCTGCAGTACGAGAACCTGGACGCCGACGCGGTTGCCGCCAAGGGTGTGGACGCGGTGATCCTGGCCCTGCCCAATGGCCTGGCCGCGCCGTTCGTGGCTGCGCTGGAAGCGGCGAAGCCGGACACCGTCATCGTCGATCTCTCGGCCGACTACCGTTTCGACAACAGCTGGTACTACGGCCTGCCGGAGCTGACCCGTGGCCGCTACAACGGCCAGAAGCACATCAGCAACCCGGGCTGCTATGCCACGGCGATGCAGCTGGCGGTGCATCCGCTGCTGGACCTGCTGGCCGGCCCACCGCAGTGCTTCGGTGTGTCCGGCTACTCCGGTGCCGGTACCACGCCGTCGGACAAGAACAACGTCGAGCTGCTGGCCGACAATCTGATGCCATATGCGCTGACCAACCACGTGCACGAGCGCGAGGTGTCGGTGCAGCTGGGCGTGGCTGTTGAATTCATGCCGCACGTCGCGCCGCATTTCCGGGGCATCACGCTCACCGCCAACCTGTGGCTGAACCGCGTGCAGACCCGCGAACAGATCGTCGAGCGCTTCCAGCAGGCCTACGCTGGCGAACCCCTGATCGAAGTGGTGGATGAAGCGCCGTGGGTCAGCCGCATCGCCGGTCGCCACGGTGCCCAGGTCGGTGGCTTCACGCTCGCCCCGGGCGGCAAGCGGGTCGTCGTGGTGGCGACCCTGGACAACCTGCTCAAGGGTGCGGCCACCCAGGCCATGCAGAACCTCAACCTCGCGCTGGGCATCGACGAACTGACGTCGATCCCGCACTGA
- a CDS encoding GNAT family N-acetyltransferase translates to MNHADWTRVPTLAGAHARLEPLQMSHIDGLRGALGDGSLSKLWYTQVPDAKTMTGYVQAALQAQAEGKVLPFVVFDANDQIVGTTRYYDLQPDVPRLSIGYTWYDESVQRTGVNSESKLMLLSHAFERLECLSVVFETSWFNFASRTAIARLGAKQDGVLRNHRRHADGTPRDTVIFSIIDAEWQGVKRHLQYRLDSHA, encoded by the coding sequence ATGAATCATGCTGATTGGACACGGGTTCCCACGCTGGCTGGCGCGCATGCGCGGCTGGAGCCGCTGCAGATGAGCCATATCGATGGCCTGCGCGGGGCATTGGGCGACGGTTCGTTGTCAAAGCTCTGGTATACCCAGGTTCCGGATGCCAAAACCATGACCGGCTACGTGCAGGCAGCGCTGCAGGCGCAGGCCGAAGGCAAGGTGCTGCCGTTCGTGGTGTTCGATGCCAACGACCAGATCGTCGGCACCACCCGCTACTACGATCTGCAGCCGGACGTGCCGCGCCTGAGCATCGGCTACACCTGGTATGACGAATCGGTGCAGCGCACCGGGGTCAATTCGGAGAGCAAGCTGATGCTGCTCAGCCATGCCTTCGAGCGGCTGGAGTGCCTGAGCGTGGTGTTCGAAACCAGCTGGTTCAACTTCGCATCGCGCACGGCCATCGCGCGGTTGGGCGCCAAGCAGGATGGCGTGCTGCGCAACCATAGGCGGCACGCCGATGGCACGCCGCGTGACACCGTCATCTTCTCCATCATCGATGCGGAATGGCAGGGCGTGAAGCGCCACCTGCAGTACCGCCTGGACAGTCACGCATGA
- a CDS encoding acetylglutamate kinase, which produces MSPALQPHRQTRQTIVRLLSSMASAKEISQYLKRFSQLDAKRFAVVKVGGAVLRDDLDALTSSLSFLQEVGLTPIVLHGAGPQLDAELSAAGIEKQTVNGLRVTSPEALAIVRRVFQQSNLRLVEALQQNGARATSITGGVFEAEYLDVDTYGLVGEVKKVNLAPIEASLRAGSIPVITSLGETAGGQILNVNADFAANELVQELQPYKIIFLTGTGGLLDEQGNVIDSINLSTEYDHLIAQPWIHGGMKVKIEQIKDLLDRLPLESSVSITRPADLAKELFTHKGSGTLVRKGEKVLRATAWEQLDLPRLKQLIESSFGRTLVPDYFEKTTLLRAYVSENYRTAVILTDEAEGVYLDKFAVLDDAQGEGLGRAVWNVMREETPQLFWRSRNGNPINHFYYAESDGCYKQGHWKVFWYGADGIDRIRTYVDHCGVRAPSLEG; this is translated from the coding sequence ATGTCTCCTGCCCTCCAGCCCCACCGCCAGACCCGCCAGACCATCGTGCGCCTGCTTTCCAGCATGGCCAGCGCGAAGGAGATCAGCCAGTACCTCAAGCGCTTCTCGCAGCTGGACGCCAAGCGCTTCGCCGTGGTCAAGGTCGGCGGCGCAGTGCTGCGCGACGACCTCGACGCGCTGACCTCTTCGCTGTCGTTCCTGCAGGAGGTCGGGCTGACCCCGATCGTGCTGCACGGCGCCGGCCCACAGCTGGATGCTGAACTGTCGGCCGCCGGCATCGAGAAGCAGACCGTCAACGGCCTGCGCGTGACTTCGCCGGAAGCGCTGGCGATCGTGCGCCGGGTGTTCCAGCAGTCCAACCTGCGCCTGGTCGAGGCGCTGCAGCAGAACGGTGCGCGCGCCACCTCGATCACCGGCGGCGTGTTCGAGGCCGAGTATCTGGACGTGGATACCTACGGCCTGGTCGGCGAGGTGAAGAAGGTCAACCTGGCACCGATCGAGGCCAGCCTGCGCGCCGGTTCGATCCCGGTCATCACCAGCCTGGGCGAAACCGCCGGAGGCCAGATCCTCAACGTCAACGCCGACTTCGCCGCCAACGAGCTCGTGCAGGAGCTGCAACCGTACAAGATCATCTTCCTGACCGGCACCGGCGGCCTGCTGGACGAGCAGGGCAACGTGATCGATTCGATCAACCTGTCCACCGAGTATGACCACCTGATCGCGCAGCCGTGGATCCACGGTGGCATGAAGGTGAAGATCGAACAGATCAAGGATCTGCTCGACCGCCTGCCGCTGGAATCGTCGGTGTCGATCACGCGCCCGGCCGACCTGGCCAAGGAACTGTTCACCCACAAGGGCTCGGGCACGCTGGTGCGCAAGGGTGAGAAAGTGCTGCGCGCCACGGCATGGGAGCAACTGGACCTGCCGCGCTTGAAGCAGCTGATCGAATCGAGCTTCGGCCGCACCCTGGTGCCGGACTATTTCGAGAAGACCACGCTGCTGCGCGCCTACGTCAGCGAGAACTACCGCACTGCGGTGATCCTTACCGACGAGGCCGAGGGTGTGTACCTGGACAAGTTCGCGGTGCTTGATGATGCGCAGGGCGAGGGCCTGGGGCGTGCGGTCTGGAATGTGATGCGCGAGGAAACCCCGCAGCTGTTCTGGCGTTCGCGCAACGGCAATCCGATCAACCATTTCTACTACGCCGAATCCGATGGCTGCTACAAGCAGGGTCACTGGAAAGTGTTCTGGTACGGTGCCGATGGCATCGACCGCATCAGGACCTATGTCGACCACTGCGGCGTGCGAGCGCCGAGCCTGGAGGGCTGA
- a CDS encoding acetylornithine deacetylase, translated as MLEQTLDHLQALVSFDTRNPPRAITTGGIFDYLRANLPGFNVEVIDHGAGAVSLYAVRGTPKYLFNVHLDTVPDSPHWSADPHVMRRLDDRVVGLGVCDIKGAAAALVAAANASDGDAAFLFSSDEEANDPRCIAAFLARGLPYEAVLVAEPTMSEAVLAHRGISSVLMQFAGRAGHASGKQDAAASALHQAMRWGNRALDHVESLASARFGGLTGLRFNIGRVEGGIKANMIAPAAEVRFGFRPLPSMDIDGLLATFAGFAEPEAAVFTETFRGPSLPAGDIAEAENRRLLARDVADALELPIGNAVDFWTEASLFSAGGYTTLVFGPGDIAQAHTADEFVTLDQLQRYTDAVHRIIAAGA; from the coding sequence ATGCTTGAACAGACGCTCGATCACCTGCAGGCCCTGGTGTCCTTCGACACCCGCAACCCGCCGCGTGCGATCACCACCGGTGGCATCTTCGATTACCTGCGCGCGAACCTGCCCGGCTTCAACGTCGAGGTGATCGACCATGGCGCGGGTGCGGTCAGCCTGTACGCCGTGCGTGGGACGCCGAAGTACCTGTTCAACGTGCACCTGGATACCGTGCCCGACTCGCCGCACTGGAGTGCCGACCCGCATGTGATGCGCCGGCTGGACGACCGCGTGGTCGGCCTGGGCGTGTGTGACATCAAGGGCGCCGCCGCTGCGCTGGTTGCCGCGGCCAATGCCAGCGATGGCGATGCTGCGTTCCTGTTCTCCAGCGACGAGGAAGCCAACGATCCGCGCTGCATCGCCGCGTTCCTGGCGCGTGGCCTGCCGTATGAAGCGGTGCTGGTGGCCGAGCCGACCATGAGCGAGGCCGTGCTCGCGCATCGTGGCATCAGTTCGGTGCTGATGCAGTTCGCCGGCCGCGCCGGGCACGCGTCGGGCAAGCAGGATGCGGCCGCCAGTGCGCTGCACCAGGCCATGCGCTGGGGCAACCGCGCGCTGGACCATGTGGAATCGCTGGCCTCGGCCCGCTTTGGCGGACTGACCGGCCTGCGTTTCAACATCGGACGCGTCGAAGGTGGGATCAAGGCCAACATGATCGCACCGGCTGCCGAAGTGCGTTTCGGGTTCCGTCCGCTGCCGTCGATGGACATCGATGGCCTGCTGGCGACCTTCGCCGGTTTCGCCGAACCGGAAGCCGCCGTGTTCACCGAGACCTTCCGTGGCCCAAGCCTGCCGGCTGGTGACATCGCCGAAGCCGAGAACCGCCGCCTGCTGGCGCGCGACGTGGCCGATGCGCTGGAACTGCCGATCGGCAACGCGGTGGACTTCTGGACCGAGGCGTCGCTGTTCTCCGCCGGTGGCTACACCACGCTGGTGTTCGGCCCGGGCGACATCGCCCAGGCCCATACCGCCGATGAGTTCGTGACCCTGGACCAGCTGCAGCGCTACACCGACGCCGTACACCGGATCATCGCCGCCGGCGCCTGA
- a CDS encoding argininosuccinate synthase, producing the protein MSNKDVVLAFSGGLDTSFCVPYLQERGYNVHTVFADTGGVDDEERDFIEKRAAELGVASHVTVNGGPAIWEGFVKPFVWAGEGYQGQYPLLVSDRYLIVDAALKRAAELGTNIIAHGCTGMGNDQVRFDLAVKALGDYQIIAPIREIQKEHTQTRAYEQKYLEERGFGVRAKQQAYTINENLLGLTMSGGEIDRWEAPGEGARGWCAPRSEWPEQALSVTLKFVEGEAVELNGKALPGDQILAQLNKLFAPYGVGRGVYTGDTVIGLKGRIVFEAPGLVSLLAAHRALEDAVLTKQQNRFKPDVARKWVELVYEGFYHDPLKTDIEAFLKSSQAKVNGEVVLETRGGRVDAVAVKSPHLLNTKGATYAQSADWGVEEAEGFIKLFGMSSTLYAQVNRG; encoded by the coding sequence ATGAGCAACAAAGACGTCGTTCTCGCCTTCTCCGGCGGCCTGGATACCAGCTTCTGCGTGCCGTACCTGCAGGAGCGTGGCTACAACGTGCACACCGTGTTCGCCGACACCGGCGGCGTGGATGATGAAGAGCGCGATTTCATCGAGAAGCGCGCCGCCGAGCTGGGCGTGGCCAGCCATGTCACCGTCAATGGTGGCCCGGCCATCTGGGAAGGCTTCGTCAAGCCGTTCGTGTGGGCCGGCGAAGGCTACCAGGGCCAGTACCCGCTGCTGGTCTCGGACCGCTACCTGATCGTCGATGCCGCACTGAAGCGTGCTGCCGAGCTGGGCACCAACATCATCGCCCACGGCTGCACCGGCATGGGCAACGACCAGGTCCGCTTCGACCTGGCCGTGAAGGCGCTGGGCGACTACCAGATCATCGCGCCGATCCGCGAGATCCAGAAGGAACACACCCAGACCCGCGCCTACGAGCAGAAGTACCTGGAAGAGCGTGGCTTCGGCGTGCGTGCCAAGCAGCAGGCCTACACCATCAACGAAAACCTGCTGGGCCTGACCATGTCCGGCGGCGAGATCGACCGTTGGGAAGCCCCGGGCGAAGGCGCACGTGGCTGGTGCGCACCGCGCAGCGAGTGGCCGGAACAGGCGCTGAGCGTGACCCTGAAGTTCGTCGAAGGCGAAGCGGTTGAACTGAACGGCAAGGCGCTGCCGGGCGACCAGATCCTGGCCCAGCTCAACAAGCTGTTCGCCCCGTATGGCGTTGGCCGCGGCGTCTACACCGGCGACACCGTGATCGGCCTGAAGGGCCGCATCGTGTTCGAGGCCCCGGGCCTGGTCTCGCTGCTGGCTGCACACCGCGCGCTGGAAGATGCCGTGCTGACCAAGCAGCAGAACCGCTTCAAGCCGGACGTGGCGCGCAAGTGGGTGGAGCTGGTGTACGAAGGCTTCTACCACGACCCGCTGAAGACCGACATCGAGGCGTTCCTGAAGTCCTCGCAGGCCAAGGTCAACGGCGAAGTGGTGCTGGAAACCCGTGGTGGCCGCGTCGATGCGGTGGCGGTGAAGTCGCCGCACCTGCTCAACACCAAGGGCGCCACCTACGCGCAGTCGGCCGACTGGGGCGTGGAGGAGGCCGAAGGCTTCATCAAGCTGTTCGGCATGAGCTCCACCCTGTATGCACAGGTGAACCGCGGTTGA
- a CDS encoding N-acetylornithine carbamoyltransferase — translation MSPKHFLNTQDWSRSDLDALLTQAALFKRNKLGDQLKGKSIALVFFNPSMRTRTSFELGAFQLGAHAVVLQPGKDAWPIEFNLGTVMDGDTEEHIAEVAKVLGRYCDIIAVRAFPKFIDWAYDRQDIVLNSFAKYSPVPVINMETITHPCQELAHIMALQEHFGTQDLRGKKYVLTWTYHPKPLNTAVANSALTIATRMGMDVTLLCPTADYILDDRYMGWAEQNVAESGGSLKISHDIDSAYAGADVVYAKSWGALPFFGNWEPEKPIRDQFKHFIVDERKMALTNNGVFSHCLPLRRNVKATDAVMDSPQCIAINEAENRLHVQKAIMAAVAGR, via the coding sequence ATGTCCCCCAAGCACTTCCTGAACACCCAGGACTGGAGCCGCAGCGATCTCGACGCGCTGCTGACCCAGGCCGCGCTGTTCAAGCGCAACAAGCTCGGCGACCAGCTCAAGGGCAAGTCGATCGCGCTGGTGTTCTTCAACCCGTCCATGCGCACCCGCACCAGCTTCGAGCTGGGCGCGTTCCAGCTTGGCGCCCACGCGGTGGTGCTGCAGCCGGGCAAGGATGCGTGGCCGATCGAGTTCAACCTCGGCACGGTGATGGACGGCGACACCGAAGAGCACATCGCTGAAGTGGCCAAGGTGCTGGGCCGTTACTGCGACATCATCGCCGTGCGTGCGTTCCCCAAGTTCATCGACTGGGCCTACGACCGCCAGGACATCGTCCTCAACAGCTTCGCCAAGTACTCGCCGGTGCCGGTCATCAACATGGAGACCATCACCCACCCGTGCCAGGAGCTGGCCCACATCATGGCCCTGCAGGAGCACTTCGGTACCCAGGACCTGCGTGGCAAGAAGTACGTGCTGACCTGGACCTACCACCCCAAGCCGCTGAACACCGCCGTTGCCAATTCGGCGCTGACCATCGCCACCCGCATGGGCATGGACGTGACCCTGCTGTGCCCGACCGCCGACTACATCCTCGACGACCGCTACATGGGTTGGGCCGAGCAGAACGTGGCCGAGAGCGGTGGCTCGCTGAAGATCAGCCATGACATCGACAGCGCCTACGCCGGCGCCGACGTGGTCTACGCAAAGAGCTGGGGCGCGCTGCCGTTCTTCGGCAACTGGGAACCGGAAAAGCCGATCCGCGACCAGTTCAAGCACTTCATCGTCGACGAACGGAAGATGGCGCTGACCAACAACGGTGTGTTCAGCCACTGCCTGCCGCTGCGCCGCAACGTGAAGGCCACAGATGCGGTGATGGATTCGCCGCAGTGCATCGCCATCAACGAAGCCGAGAACCGACTGCACGTGCAGAAGGCGATCATGGCCGCGGTTGCCGGGCGCTAG
- the cysS gene encoding cysteine--tRNA ligase gives MTLRLHNNLTRQLEPFTPLDPACPTLYVCGPTVYNYVHIGNARGPVVFGVLADLLRRRFGGLRYARNITDVDDKINTAAREQGVPISTITDKFAAAYREDMAALGVVPPDIEPEVTAHIPQIITMIEQLIANGHAYAAEGHVLFAVASFDGYGKLSRRDPDEMLAGARVDVAPYKRDPGDFVLWKPSSDDLPGWESPWGRGRPGWHIECSAMAAAHLGETIDIHAGGVDLQFPHHENELAQSECAHGGKIFARFWLHNGMLNFGGAKMSKSLGNIERVHDLVRQHPPEALRLALLSAHYRQPLDWSDGLIEQSVRTLDRLYGTLRELSSVEAVVAIPATVEATLDDDLNTPQALAEVARIAADARRATDPAEQARLKGELLGAGLALGLLQADPAQWFGTAAGDDGDDARIQGLIDERAAAKKARDFARSDAIRDQLAAEGIVLEDTPQGVRWSRKRG, from the coding sequence ATGACCCTGCGCCTGCACAACAACCTGACTCGCCAGCTCGAACCGTTCACTCCGCTCGACCCGGCCTGTCCGACCCTGTATGTGTGCGGCCCGACGGTCTACAACTACGTGCACATCGGCAACGCCCGTGGCCCGGTGGTGTTCGGGGTGCTGGCCGACCTGCTGCGGCGCCGTTTCGGTGGCCTGCGCTACGCGCGCAACATCACCGACGTGGACGACAAGATCAACACCGCCGCGCGTGAGCAAGGCGTGCCGATCAGCACCATCACCGACAAGTTCGCCGCCGCCTACCGTGAAGACATGGCCGCGCTGGGCGTGGTGCCGCCGGATATCGAGCCGGAGGTGACCGCGCACATTCCGCAGATCATCACCATGATCGAGCAGCTGATCGCCAACGGGCATGCCTATGCCGCCGAGGGCCACGTGCTGTTCGCAGTGGCCAGCTTCGATGGCTACGGCAAGCTCTCGCGCCGCGACCCCGACGAAATGCTGGCCGGCGCGCGCGTCGACGTGGCCCCGTACAAGCGCGACCCGGGCGATTTCGTACTGTGGAAGCCGTCCAGCGACGACCTGCCCGGCTGGGAATCGCCGTGGGGCCGGGGCCGTCCGGGCTGGCATATCGAATGCTCGGCGATGGCCGCCGCCCACCTGGGCGAGACCATCGACATCCACGCCGGCGGCGTCGACCTGCAGTTCCCGCACCACGAGAACGAGCTTGCGCAGAGCGAATGCGCCCACGGCGGCAAGATCTTCGCCCGTTTCTGGCTGCACAACGGCATGCTCAACTTCGGCGGCGCCAAGATGAGCAAGTCGCTGGGCAACATCGAACGCGTGCACGACCTGGTGCGCCAGCATCCGCCGGAAGCGCTGCGCCTGGCCCTGCTGTCGGCCCATTACCGGCAGCCGCTGGACTGGTCCGATGGCCTGATCGAGCAATCGGTGCGCACCCTGGACCGCCTGTACGGCACCCTGCGCGAACTGTCATCGGTCGAGGCGGTCGTGGCGATCCCGGCCACGGTCGAGGCGACCCTGGACGACGACTTGAACACCCCGCAGGCGCTGGCCGAAGTGGCCCGCATCGCCGCCGATGCACGCCGAGCTACCGACCCGGCCGAACAGGCACGCCTGAAGGGCGAGCTGCTCGGTGCCGGCCTGGCCCTGGGCCTGCTGCAGGCCGACCCGGCACAGTGGTTCGGCACCGCCGCCGGCGATGACGGCGACGATGCCCGTATCCAGGGCCTGATCGACGAGCGGGCCGCCGCCAAGAAGGCCCGCGACTTCGCCCGTTCCGATGCCATCCGCGACCAGCTGGCCGCCGAAGGCATCGTGCTGGAAGACACCCCGCAGGGCGTGCGCTGGTCGCGCAAGCGCGGCTGA
- a CDS encoding SufE family protein produces the protein MTDSPFPLEPTAAEAQTAIAEEFGFFGDWSERYQYLIDLGRKLPAFPEEWKTEEHRLLGCQSMVWIVPEGNAQSLRFHAISDSAIVSGLIFLALRVYSGRSAQEILATEPSYIQDIGLARHLSPTRSNGVAAMLAFIRETAQAQLQRDPS, from the coding sequence GTGACCGACTCCCCGTTCCCGCTTGAACCCACCGCCGCCGAGGCCCAGACCGCCATCGCCGAGGAATTCGGCTTCTTCGGCGACTGGTCCGAGCGCTACCAGTACCTGATCGACCTCGGCCGCAAGCTGCCGGCCTTCCCGGAAGAATGGAAGACCGAAGAGCATCGCCTGCTTGGCTGCCAGTCGATGGTCTGGATCGTGCCCGAGGGCAACGCACAGTCGCTGCGCTTCCACGCCATCAGCGATTCGGCGATTGTCTCCGGCCTGATCTTCCTGGCCCTGCGCGTGTACTCCGGGCGCTCGGCGCAGGAGATCCTGGCCACCGAACCGAGCTATATCCAGGACATCGGCCTGGCCCGCCACCTCTCGCCCACCCGCAGCAATGGCGTGGCGGCGATGCTGGCGTTCATCCGTGAGACCGCGCAGGCGCAACTGCAGCGCGACCCGTCGTGA
- a CDS encoding MFS transporter, with translation MSEPATAEDSALGLLSRPGFARLLAYRIFAMLSYQVVAVTVGWHIYEVTRNPFSLGLIGLAEVVPFFCVAPFAGYLVDHLPRRRLGMAACCGLIATALVLTSVAMGWLPIDGVWPIYAAIALTGMVRAFLSPIYNALFARVLARDQFARGAGLGAVVFQAGMIAGPALGGVLVGFGGKGLSYAVATAFALVAMACLATLKVEEPVHAGPAAPIFKSIAEGARFVVGNRIMVGAMALDMFSVLLGGVVAMLPAFLHEILHHGPEGLGILRAMPALGSVCVGLWLARHPLHRNAGRVLLFAVAGFGLCVISFGLSQHFWLSALILLFYGAFDGVSVVIRSTILQLATPEEMRGRVSSINGIFISSSNELGAFYAGTMAKLLGLVPAVVLGGFAVLSVAGITAWKNPTLRKLNLRDLQ, from the coding sequence GTGAGCGAACCTGCCACAGCCGAAGACAGCGCACTGGGCCTGCTGTCCCGGCCCGGTTTCGCCAGGCTGCTGGCCTACCGCATCTTCGCGATGCTGTCCTACCAGGTGGTCGCGGTCACCGTCGGCTGGCACATCTACGAAGTCACCCGCAATCCGTTCTCGCTGGGCCTGATCGGCCTGGCCGAGGTCGTACCGTTCTTCTGCGTGGCGCCGTTCGCCGGTTACCTGGTGGATCACCTGCCGCGCCGTCGGCTGGGGATGGCCGCCTGTTGCGGGCTGATCGCCACCGCACTGGTATTGACCAGCGTGGCCATGGGCTGGCTGCCGATTGACGGCGTGTGGCCGATCTATGCGGCCATCGCGCTGACCGGCATGGTCCGCGCCTTCCTGTCGCCGATCTACAACGCCTTGTTCGCCCGCGTACTGGCCCGTGACCAGTTCGCCCGTGGCGCTGGCCTGGGCGCCGTGGTGTTCCAGGCCGGCATGATCGCCGGCCCGGCACTCGGTGGCGTGCTGGTCGGCTTCGGCGGCAAGGGCCTGTCCTACGCGGTGGCCACCGCCTTCGCGCTGGTGGCGATGGCCTGCCTGGCCACCTTGAAGGTGGAAGAGCCGGTGCATGCCGGCCCGGCCGCGCCGATCTTCAAGAGCATCGCTGAAGGCGCACGCTTCGTGGTCGGCAACCGGATCATGGTCGGCGCGATGGCGCTGGACATGTTCTCGGTGCTGCTGGGCGGCGTGGTGGCGATGCTGCCGGCGTTCCTGCACGAGATCCTGCACCACGGCCCGGAAGGCCTGGGCATCCTGCGCGCGATGCCGGCGCTGGGCTCGGTGTGCGTGGGCCTGTGGCTGGCCCGCCACCCGCTGCACCGCAATGCCGGCCGCGTGCTGCTGTTCGCGGTGGCCGGTTTCGGCCTGTGCGTGATCAGCTTCGGGCTGTCGCAGCACTTCTGGCTGTCGGCGCTGATCCTGCTGTTCTACGGCGCCTTCGATGGCGTCTCGGTGGTGATCCGGTCGACCATCCTGCAGTTGGCCACGCCGGAAGAAATGCGCGGTCGCGTATCGTCGATCAACGGCATCTTCATCAGTTCGTCCAACGAGCTGGGCGCGTTCTATGCCGGCACGATGGCGAAGCTGCTCGGCCTGGTACCGGCAGTGGTGCTGGGCGGGTTCGCGGTGCTGAGCGTGGCCGGGATCACGGCGTGGAAGAACCCGACGCTGCGGAAACTGAATCTGCGTGATCTGCAGTGA
- the dksA gene encoding RNA polymerase-binding protein DksA, which yields MAAKKTAKKAATAAKKTAKPVVKKLAAKPVAKKPASKPATKAASSQPAARKATAKKTPVKATKPVAKKAAAPAKAKPAAASKKAPVVKKAVSKAAPVKKAAAKPVVKKAAAKPAPKAVVKKAAAKPVAKPAAKKVAAAKPVATPAAVKKVAKNVAAPAVKPTPAPVVKSAPKPAAKPAPAKPVPAKTVAVAAAQPASKPAPAAAPVASKAPQSKNPVPVSKSPAKTAVKSDSAPKTVSRPVGKVAVAVAARSAAPAPRSKYKVVEYKTDEATGRPILPAGYKPSSEEEYMSSLQQEYFRQRLQNWRADLVEESKQTIENLREEVRDIGDEAERATRETENSLELRTRDRYRKLIGKIDSTLKRLEAGDYGYCVDTGEEIGLERLEARLTAERTIDAQERWEHLQKQQGD from the coding sequence GTGGCTGCTAAAAAAACTGCAAAGAAGGCCGCAACGGCCGCCAAGAAAACCGCCAAGCCTGTTGTGAAGAAGTTGGCGGCAAAGCCCGTTGCCAAGAAACCGGCCAGCAAGCCGGCGACCAAGGCAGCGTCCTCGCAACCGGCGGCCAGGAAGGCCACCGCAAAGAAAACGCCGGTCAAGGCGACCAAGCCGGTGGCGAAGAAGGCCGCTGCGCCCGCCAAGGCCAAGCCAGCCGCTGCCAGCAAGAAGGCGCCGGTGGTGAAGAAAGCCGTCAGCAAGGCTGCGCCGGTGAAAAAGGCCGCCGCCAAGCCGGTGGTCAAGAAGGCAGCAGCCAAGCCGGCGCCGAAGGCGGTGGTGAAGAAGGCTGCAGCCAAGCCGGTCGCAAAACCGGCGGCAAAGAAGGTCGCTGCGGCCAAGCCGGTCGCCACGCCTGCCGCTGTAAAGAAGGTTGCCAAGAATGTTGCCGCGCCGGCCGTAAAGCCGACCCCGGCCCCTGTAGTGAAGTCCGCACCGAAGCCTGCCGCCAAGCCGGCTCCGGCCAAGCCTGTCCCGGCCAAGACCGTGGCAGTGGCAGCAGCCCAACCGGCTTCCAAGCCGGCCCCGGCCGCCGCTCCTGTTGCTTCGAAGGCCCCGCAATCCAAGAATCCCGTGCCCGTTTCGAAATCGCCTGCCAAAACCGCCGTGAAATCCGATTCCGCCCCGAAGACCGTGTCGCGCCCTGTCGGCAAGGTTGCCGTGGCCGTCGCCGCCCGCTCGGCGGCACCGGCCCCGCGCAGCAAGTACAAGGTGGTCGAATACAAGACCGACGAGGCCACTGGCCGCCCGATCCTGCCCGCTGGCTACAAGCCGTCCTCGGAAGAGGAATACATGAGCTCGCTGCAGCAGGAGTATTTCCGCCAGCGTCTGCAGAACTGGCGCGCGGACCTGGTCGAAGAGTCCAAGCAGACCATCGAGAACCTGCGCGAGGAAGTGCGTGATATCGGCGACGAAGCCGAGCGCGCGACCCGCGAGACCGAGAACTCGCTGGAACTGCGTACCCGCGACCGCTACCGCAAGCTGATCGGCAAGATCGACAGCACCCTGAAGCGCCTGGAAGCCGGCGACTACGGTTACTGCGTCGACACCGGCGAAGAAATCGGCCTGGAGCGCCTCGAAGCGCGCCTGACCGCCGAGCGCACCATCGACGCCCAGGAGCGTTGGGAGCACCTGCAGAAGCAGCAGGGCGACTGA